One region of Gossypium raimondii isolate GPD5lz chromosome 6, ASM2569854v1, whole genome shotgun sequence genomic DNA includes:
- the LOC105774268 gene encoding uncharacterized protein LOC105774268: MKFKAFLTEHGVNLLGRRFLPALDKMGKICHLFLTRDHAIFLHNLLNGDGVQCIAQFRKEALFDDYRISSQNEDRIAFAIDVSLLLRAVRSSVSICTEFGNGPSANRLQIKLVKKLPLNCTQPMPFLTFETKGYKSAVIQDVPISKPLSRAQVLELQTALELAQDIPQTLVRVPDLNQLQNFVERMKQVGDLLNVSISKYGDLHVQISTTLITLGAEFRKLLVIGEQAEAPSDDRNQSAQTRSERAISRGDAQRVQVSVKHFSRSLHCHLAKPDCTFYGIAPHGSCLTVIFQFFIPGTHQTDKSISLHCRLPVLDPGSS; this comes from the coding sequence ATGAAGTTTAAGGCATTTCTCACCGAACATGGGGTGAATCTCTTAGGAAGGCGGTTTCTACCTGCCTTGGACAAAATGGGCAAGATATGCCACTTATTTCTCACCCGAGACCATGCTATCTTCCTTCACAACCTTCTCAATGGCGATGGGGTTCAGTGCATTGCACAGTTTCGAAAGGAAGCTCTCTTTGATGACTATCGCATCTCAAGTCAGAATGAGGACCGCATTGCTTTTGCAATTGATGTATCCCTTCTGCTTCGTGCTGTTCGGAGTAGTGTAAGCATATGTACTGAATTTGGTAATGGACCTTCTGCCAACCGTCtccaaattaaattggttaagAAGTTGCCTCTCAATTGTACCCAGCCGATGCCTTTTCTTACCTTTGAAACCAAGGGTTACAAGTCTGCTGTCATTCAGGATGTGCCGATATCAAAACCTTTGTCTAGGGCTCAAGTGCTTGAGCTTCAAACTGCACTTGAACTGGCACAAGATATACCCCAGACTCTGGTTCGAGTTCCAGACTTGAACCAGCTGCAGAACTTTGTGGAACGGATGAAGCAGGTTGGTGATCTGCTAAATGTATCTATAAGCAAGTATGGAGATCTTCATGTGCAAATCTCAACAACTTTGATCACACTTGGTGCGGAGTTTCGTAAATTGTTGGTTATTGGTGAACAAGCTGAGGCTCCATCTGATGATCGGAATCAGAGTGCTCAAACTCGGTCAGAGAGGGCAATCTCGAGGGGAGATGCACAGCGTGTTCAAGTGAGTGTAAAGCACTTCTCTAGGAGTCTCCACTGTCACCTGGCAAAGCCGGACTGTACTTTTTACGGGATTGCTCCGCACGGTTCTTGTTTGACCGTGATATTTCAGTTCTTCATTCCTGGTACTCATCAAACGGATAAATCAATCAGTCTACATTGCAGGCTGCCTGTGCTTGACCCGGGGTCAAGTTGA